From Streptomyces sp. Edi4, one genomic window encodes:
- a CDS encoding phosphocholine cytidylyltransferase family protein: MIGLVLAAGAGRRLRPYTDTLPKALVPVDGDTTVLDIALKNFAEVGLTEVAVVVGYRKEAVYARKEALEARYGVTITLIDNDKAEEWNNAYSLWCAREVLKRGVILANGDTVHPVSVEKTLLGARGEGRKIILALDTVKSLADEEMKVITAEGKGVQRITKLMDPAEATGEYIGVTLIEAEAAEELADALKATFERDPDLYYEDGYQELVGRGFTVDVAPIGEVSWVEIDNHDDLAKGREIACQY, translated from the coding sequence ATGATTGGCCTTGTTCTGGCAGCCGGTGCCGGACGGCGTCTGCGCCCCTACACCGACACGCTCCCGAAGGCTCTCGTGCCGGTCGACGGTGACACCACCGTCCTGGACATCGCGCTGAAGAACTTCGCCGAGGTCGGCCTCACCGAAGTCGCCGTCGTCGTCGGCTACCGCAAGGAAGCCGTGTACGCGCGCAAGGAGGCCCTTGAGGCCCGGTACGGCGTCACGATCACGCTGATCGACAACGACAAGGCCGAGGAGTGGAACAACGCCTACTCCCTGTGGTGTGCGCGTGAGGTCCTCAAGCGCGGAGTGATCCTCGCCAACGGCGACACCGTCCATCCCGTCTCCGTCGAGAAGACGCTGCTCGGCGCGCGCGGCGAGGGCCGGAAGATCATCCTCGCCCTCGACACGGTCAAGAGCCTGGCCGACGAGGAGATGAAGGTGATCACCGCCGAGGGCAAGGGCGTCCAGCGCATCACCAAGCTGATGGACCCCGCCGAGGCCACGGGTGAGTACATCGGCGTCACGCTCATCGAGGCCGAGGCCGCCGAGGAACTGGCCGATGCCCTGAAGGCCACCTTCGAGCGCGACCCCGACCTCTACTACGAGGACGGCTACCAGGAGCTCGTGGGCCGCGGCTTCACCGTCGACGTGGCGCCCATCGGCGAGGTGTCGTGGGTCGAGATCGACAACCACGACGACCTGGCGAAGGGCCGTGAGATCGCGTGCCAGTACTGA
- the hpnD gene encoding presqualene diphosphate synthase HpnD, protein MSRTVEAQAPVSAPVQAAYSYCEAVTGQQARNFAYGIRLLPADKRQAMSALYAFSRRVDDIGDGTLAKDAKETRLEETRALLARIRDGAVPEDDTDPVAVALADAARRFPIPLGGLDELIDGVLMDVHGESYETWEDLKGYCRCVAGAIGRLSLGVFGTQPGAPGTERAAEYADTLGLALQLTNILRDVREDAGTGRTYLPSDDLAKFGCSLGFDGPLPPPGSDFAGLVHFEVRRARALFAEGYRLLPMLDRRSGACVAAMAGIYRRLLDRIERDPEAVLRGRVSLPGREKAYVAVRGLSGLDTRYVSRGTARRRA, encoded by the coding sequence GTGAGCCGGACAGTGGAGGCACAGGCACCCGTGTCCGCACCGGTACAGGCCGCATACAGCTACTGCGAGGCCGTGACCGGGCAGCAGGCGCGCAATTTCGCGTACGGCATCCGGTTGCTGCCGGCCGACAAGCGGCAGGCGATGTCGGCGCTGTACGCGTTCTCACGCCGGGTCGACGACATCGGTGACGGCACGCTGGCCAAGGACGCCAAGGAGACCCGTCTGGAGGAGACCCGGGCACTGCTCGCGCGGATCCGCGACGGCGCGGTCCCCGAGGACGACACCGACCCGGTCGCGGTGGCGCTGGCGGACGCGGCGCGCCGTTTCCCGATCCCGCTCGGCGGCCTCGACGAGCTCATCGACGGCGTCCTGATGGACGTCCACGGCGAGAGCTATGAGACGTGGGAGGACCTGAAGGGCTACTGCCGGTGTGTCGCGGGCGCCATCGGCCGGCTCTCGCTCGGCGTGTTCGGCACCCAGCCCGGCGCGCCGGGCACCGAACGCGCCGCGGAGTACGCCGACACGCTGGGGCTCGCACTCCAACTCACCAACATCCTCAGGGACGTTCGCGAGGACGCCGGTACCGGGCGGACCTATCTGCCCTCCGATGACCTCGCCAAGTTCGGCTGCTCCCTGGGCTTCGACGGCCCCCTGCCGCCCCCCGGCTCCGACTTCGCCGGCCTCGTCCACTTCGAAGTGCGGCGCGCCCGGGCCCTGTTCGCCGAGGGCTACCGGCTGCTGCCCATGCTGGACCGGCGCAGCGGCGCCTGCGTGGCCGCCATGGCCGGCATCTACCGGCGCCTGCTCGACCGCATCGAGCGCGACCCCGAGGCGGTGCTGCGCGGCCGGGTCTCGCTGCCCGGCCGCGAGAAGGCGTACGTCGCGGTGCGCGGCCTGTCCGGACTCGACACCCGGTACGTCTCGCGGGGCACCGCCAGGAGGCGCGCCTGA
- a CDS encoding ABC transporter permease, which translates to MSDTTLSPADLAAKHGLSVSGARPGLTAYIKQLWGRRHFILSFSSAKLTAQYSEAKLGQIWQVATPLLNALVYYFIFGVLMGTRKGIPNDVFIPFLVTGVFLFTFTQNSLMAGVRAISGNLGLVRALHFPRASLPISFALQQLQQLLFSMIVLMIVVVASGFAPGTTWPLIIPVLALQFVFNTGLALIFARLGAKTPDLAQLMPFIMRTWMYSSGVMFSITAVLHDKPSWLKHVLQVNPAAIYMDLARYALLDGYGRGSLPPHVWALAVGWAVVVGALGFVYFWKAEERYGRG; encoded by the coding sequence GTGAGTGACACAACCCTGTCCCCGGCGGATCTCGCCGCCAAGCACGGGCTGTCGGTGAGCGGTGCCCGTCCCGGGCTCACCGCTTACATCAAGCAGCTGTGGGGTCGGCGCCACTTCATCCTGTCGTTCTCCTCGGCCAAGCTCACCGCCCAGTACAGCGAGGCGAAGCTCGGCCAGATCTGGCAGGTGGCGACGCCCCTGCTGAACGCGCTGGTCTACTACTTCATCTTCGGCGTGCTCATGGGAACGAGGAAGGGCATCCCCAACGATGTCTTCATCCCGTTCCTGGTGACCGGCGTGTTCCTGTTCACCTTCACCCAGAACTCGCTGATGGCCGGCGTACGGGCCATCTCGGGCAACCTGGGCCTGGTGCGCGCGCTGCACTTCCCGCGCGCGTCCCTGCCCATCTCCTTCGCGCTCCAGCAGCTCCAGCAGCTGCTCTTCTCGATGATCGTCCTGATGATCGTGGTGGTCGCCTCCGGCTTCGCGCCCGGCACGACCTGGCCCCTGATCATTCCGGTGCTCGCGTTGCAGTTCGTCTTCAACACCGGCCTCGCGCTGATCTTCGCGCGGCTCGGCGCCAAGACACCCGACCTCGCGCAGCTGATGCCGTTCATCATGCGTACGTGGATGTATTCCTCCGGCGTGATGTTCAGCATCACCGCGGTGCTCCACGACAAGCCGAGCTGGCTCAAGCACGTCCTTCAGGTCAACCCCGCCGCGATCTACATGGATCTGGCGCGCTACGCCCTGCTGGACGGTTATGGCAGGGGGTCCCTGCCCCCGCACGTCTGGGCCCTGGCGGTCGGCTGGGCCGTCGTCGTGGGCGCCCTTGGATTCGTGTACTTCTGGAAGGCTGAGGAGCGGTATGGCCGTGGCTGA
- a CDS encoding CDP-alcohol phosphatidyltransferase family protein: MPRPSVAELRPVVHPAGVKDRVSGEHWGGRLYMREISLRVTRLLVTTKVTPNQLTYLMTLSGVLAAPALLVPGVWGAVLGVVAVQGYLLLDCVDGEVARWKKQFSLSGVYLDRVGAYLCDAAVLVGFGLRAADLWGPGRIDWLWAFLGTLAALGAILIKAETDLVGVARHQAGLPQVKDAAATPRSSGMALARRAAAALKFHRLVLGIEASLLILVLAVVDQVRGDLYFSRLGVAVLAGIALLQTLLHLVSVLASSRLK, translated from the coding sequence ATGCCAAGACCATCCGTAGCTGAACTCCGCCCGGTCGTGCACCCGGCGGGTGTCAAGGACCGGGTCAGCGGAGAACACTGGGGCGGCCGCCTGTACATGCGCGAGATCTCGCTGCGCGTCACCCGCCTCCTGGTCACCACCAAGGTCACGCCCAACCAGCTGACCTACCTGATGACGCTCAGTGGTGTCCTCGCCGCGCCCGCCCTGCTCGTGCCGGGCGTCTGGGGCGCCGTCCTCGGCGTCGTGGCCGTCCAGGGCTATCTGCTGCTCGACTGCGTCGACGGCGAAGTGGCCCGCTGGAAGAAGCAGTTCTCGCTCTCCGGGGTCTACCTGGACCGCGTCGGCGCCTATCTGTGCGACGCGGCGGTCCTGGTCGGTTTCGGCCTGCGCGCCGCCGACCTGTGGGGCCCCGGCCGCATCGACTGGCTGTGGGCCTTCCTCGGTACGCTCGCGGCGCTCGGCGCGATCCTGATCAAGGCCGAGACCGACCTCGTCGGCGTCGCCCGCCACCAGGCCGGCCTGCCGCAGGTCAAGGACGCGGCCGCGACCCCGCGCTCCTCCGGCATGGCGCTGGCCCGCCGGGCCGCCGCCGCGCTGAAGTTCCACCGGCTCGTCCTCGGCATCGAGGCGTCCCTGCTGATCCTGGTCCTCGCGGTCGTGGACCAGGTCCGCGGCGACCTGTACTTCTCGCGCCTGGGCGTCGCGGTGCTCGCCGGCATCGCGCTCCTTCAGACGCTGCTGCACCTCGTGTCCGTCCTGGCTTCGAGCAGGCTCAAGTGA
- a CDS encoding iron-containing alcohol dehydrogenase family protein → MPVLTRLIPSPVVVDIRRGALDDLAVVLADQRISANGNLAIAVSGGSGQKLRERFAPVLPGAEWYAVDGGTIDAAVTLADQMRGKRYDAVVALGGGKIIDVTKYAAARVGLPMVAVATNLSHDGICSPVSTLDNDNGRGSYGVPTPLAILIDLDVIRDAPARYVRSGIGDAISNLSAIADWELSHRETGEPVDGLAAAMARSAGEAVLRHPGTVGDDDFLVTLSEGLVMSGIAMSISGDTRPSSGACHEISHAFDLLFPQRAASHGEQCGLGAAFAMHLRGATGQSALMAEVLRRHALPVTAEEIGFSAEEFVQAVEFAPRTRPGRYTILEHLDLSTDQIRDAYADYAKTIRS, encoded by the coding sequence GTGCCAGTACTGACGCGGCTCATCCCGTCACCCGTCGTCGTCGACATCCGGCGCGGCGCCCTGGACGATCTCGCGGTCGTCCTGGCCGACCAGCGGATCTCCGCCAACGGCAACCTCGCCATCGCGGTCAGCGGCGGCTCGGGGCAGAAGCTGCGCGAGCGGTTCGCCCCGGTCCTTCCCGGCGCCGAGTGGTACGCGGTGGACGGCGGCACCATCGACGCCGCCGTCACCCTGGCCGACCAGATGCGCGGCAAGCGCTACGACGCGGTCGTGGCGCTGGGCGGCGGCAAGATCATCGACGTGACCAAGTACGCGGCGGCCCGCGTCGGTCTGCCGATGGTCGCGGTCGCCACGAACCTCTCCCACGACGGCATCTGCTCGCCCGTCTCCACCCTCGACAACGACAACGGTCGCGGCTCCTACGGGGTGCCCACCCCGCTGGCGATCCTCATCGACCTGGACGTCATCCGCGACGCCCCGGCGCGCTATGTGCGCTCCGGCATCGGTGACGCGATCTCCAACCTGTCCGCCATCGCGGACTGGGAGCTCTCCCACCGCGAGACCGGTGAGCCCGTCGACGGCCTGGCCGCCGCCATGGCACGCAGCGCCGGCGAGGCGGTCCTGCGCCACCCCGGCACGGTCGGCGACGACGACTTCCTGGTCACGCTCTCCGAGGGCCTGGTCATGTCCGGCATCGCCATGTCGATCAGCGGCGACACCCGGCCCTCGTCGGGCGCCTGCCACGAGATCAGCCACGCCTTCGACCTGCTCTTCCCGCAGCGCGCCGCGAGCCACGGCGAGCAGTGCGGTCTGGGCGCCGCGTTCGCGATGCACCTGCGCGGCGCGACCGGGCAGTCCGCGCTGATGGCCGAGGTGCTGCGCCGGCACGCCCTGCCGGTGACGGCGGAGGAAATCGGCTTCAGCGCCGAGGAGTTCGTCCAGGCCGTCGAGTTCGCGCCGCGGACCCGTCCCGGCCGCTACACCATCCTTGAACATCTCGACCTGTCCACCGACCAGATCAGGGACGCGTACGCCGACTATGCCAAGACCATCCGTAGCTGA
- a CDS encoding DUF5941 domain-containing protein, which produces MSTAIVTGPPVPGSQLGPDLRALGFDVQNAFLPDDLPGLLERVPAGERVALVDPRFLGHVHALRLALTDPRFPAAAVPGALTVQAEARPALARALAGAAPAPVAQVPVAAVLTDDVVRALEADGVAVHHPELGSLVATVPADAVAAAEAARAVAAVDDEAVRLRNAVKSRDGFFTTHFISPYSRYLARWCARRGLTPNQVTTASLITALIAAGCAATGSRGGYVAAGVLLLLSFVLDCTDGQLARYSLQYSTMGAWLDATFDRAKEYAYYAGLALGAARGGDDVWALALGAMVLQTCRHVVDFSYNEAHVVGTDATANTSPTAALSDRLDSVGWTVWVRRMIVLPIGERWAMIAVLTALTTPRVVFYALLIGCAFAACYTTAGRVLRSVTRRATRTDRAARALADLADSGPLAQLIAARAPRIPGAPVLAGIGAALLIAAALTVPPGGGLVIGAAALYALLSGLAVAAPLKGALDWLVPPLFRVAEYCVILILAARSDVPGALPAAFGLVSAVAYHHYDTVYRIKGGSGAPPAWLVRAVGGHEGRALVVTVLAAALAARDTDFTLALTALAAAVALVVLVESIRFWVSSGAPAVHDEGETA; this is translated from the coding sequence CTGTCGACCGCCATCGTTACCGGCCCGCCGGTGCCCGGATCGCAGCTCGGACCCGACCTGCGCGCACTGGGTTTCGACGTACAGAACGCCTTCCTCCCCGACGACCTGCCCGGCCTGCTCGAGCGCGTGCCCGCGGGTGAGCGCGTCGCCCTGGTCGATCCGCGCTTCCTCGGCCACGTCCACGCGCTGCGCCTGGCGCTGACCGACCCCCGCTTCCCGGCCGCCGCCGTCCCCGGCGCCCTGACGGTCCAGGCCGAGGCCCGCCCGGCGCTGGCGCGCGCCCTGGCCGGGGCCGCCCCCGCACCCGTGGCCCAGGTGCCCGTCGCCGCCGTGCTCACCGACGACGTCGTCCGCGCCCTGGAAGCAGACGGCGTGGCCGTGCACCACCCCGAGCTGGGCTCGCTCGTCGCGACCGTCCCCGCCGACGCGGTGGCCGCGGCAGAGGCGGCCCGCGCCGTCGCCGCCGTCGACGACGAGGCCGTACGCCTGCGCAACGCCGTCAAGTCGCGCGACGGCTTCTTCACCACCCACTTCATCAGCCCCTACTCCCGCTACCTCGCCCGCTGGTGCGCCCGCAGGGGACTGACCCCCAACCAGGTCACCACCGCCTCGCTGATCACCGCCCTGATCGCGGCGGGCTGCGCGGCGACCGGCAGCCGTGGCGGATACGTCGCGGCCGGTGTGCTCCTTCTCCTGTCCTTCGTCCTGGACTGCACCGACGGGCAGCTCGCCCGCTACTCGTTGCAGTACTCCACGATGGGCGCCTGGCTCGACGCCACGTTCGACCGCGCCAAGGAGTACGCCTACTACGCGGGCCTCGCCCTCGGAGCCGCCCGGGGCGGCGACGACGTATGGGCGCTCGCGCTGGGGGCGATGGTGCTCCAGACCTGCCGCCATGTCGTGGACTTCTCCTACAACGAGGCGCACGTCGTAGGCACCGACGCCACCGCCAACACCAGCCCCACCGCCGCCCTGTCCGACCGGCTCGACTCGGTCGGCTGGACGGTGTGGGTACGCCGCATGATCGTGCTGCCCATCGGCGAGCGCTGGGCGATGATTGCGGTGCTGACGGCCCTCACCACCCCCCGCGTCGTTTTCTACGCGCTGCTCATCGGCTGCGCCTTCGCCGCCTGCTACACCACCGCGGGGCGCGTCCTGCGCTCCGTGACCCGCCGGGCCACCCGCACCGACCGCGCCGCCCGGGCGCTGGCCGACCTCGCCGACAGCGGCCCGCTCGCCCAGCTGATCGCGGCGAGGGCGCCCCGGATCCCGGGCGCCCCCGTCCTCGCGGGCATCGGCGCGGCGTTGCTGATCGCCGCCGCCCTCACGGTGCCGCCCGGCGGCGGCCTGGTGATCGGCGCCGCCGCGCTGTACGCGCTCTTGTCCGGCCTCGCCGTCGCGGCCCCCCTCAAGGGCGCCCTCGACTGGCTCGTTCCGCCACTCTTCCGGGTGGCGGAGTACTGCGTGATCCTCATCCTCGCGGCCCGCTCGGACGTCCCCGGGGCCCTTCCCGCGGCCTTCGGGCTGGTCTCCGCGGTCGCCTACCATCACTACGACACGGTCTACCGCATCAAGGGCGGATCCGGCGCGCCGCCGGCCTGGCTGGTCCGGGCGGTCGGCGGGCACGAGGGCCGGGCGCTCGTGGTGACGGTGCTCGCCGCCGCGCTGGCCGCGCGCGACACAGACTTCACCCTGGCGCTCACCGCCCTGGCGGCGGCCGTCGCGCTCGTGGTGCTCGTGGAGTCCATCCGTTTCTGGGTGTCCTCCGGAGCACCTGCCGTACATGACGAAGGAGAGACAGCATGA
- the idi gene encoding isopentenyl-diphosphate Delta-isomerase: MPSTPATTANNSSNGTMGAAPEIMLELVDESGNTIGTAEKLAAHQAPGQLHRAFSVFLFDQKGRLLLQRRALGKYHSPGVWSNTCCGHPYPGESPFAAAARRTHEELGISPTLLAEAGTVRYNHPDPESGLVEQEYNHLFVGLAQSALRPDPEEIGETAFVSAEELAERHASTPFSAWFMTVLDAARPAIKELTGPGAGW, translated from the coding sequence ATGCCGAGCACACCAGCCACCACGGCGAACAACTCGTCGAACGGGACCATGGGCGCCGCACCGGAGATCATGCTCGAACTCGTCGACGAGAGCGGCAACACCATCGGGACCGCGGAGAAGCTGGCCGCGCACCAGGCGCCCGGTCAGCTGCACCGGGCGTTCTCCGTCTTCCTCTTCGACCAGAAGGGCCGGCTGCTGTTGCAGCGGCGCGCGCTCGGCAAGTACCACTCCCCCGGTGTCTGGTCCAACACCTGCTGCGGCCATCCTTACCCCGGCGAGTCCCCGTTCGCGGCGGCCGCCCGGCGCACCCATGAGGAGCTGGGCATCTCACCCACGCTGCTCGCCGAGGCGGGCACGGTGCGCTACAACCACCCCGACCCGGAGTCGGGTCTGGTGGAGCAGGAGTACAACCACCTCTTCGTGGGACTTGCCCAGTCCGCGCTGCGGCCCGATCCCGAGGAGATCGGCGAGACGGCGTTCGTGAGCGCCGAGGAGCTCGCCGAGCGGCACGCGAGTACGCCGTTCTCGGCGTGGTTCATGACGGTCCTCGACGCCGCGCGGCCCGCGATCAAGGAGCTCACGGGGCCCGGCGCGGGCTGGTGA
- a CDS encoding ABC transporter ATP-binding protein produces MAVAEDIKDRVAVEDARIPTVICDDVHIVYTVNGGGGGRGSATAALSRMVKKDKTGGATRGMRRVHAVKGVSFTAYRGEAIGLIGSNGSGKSTLLRAIAGLLPPESGRVYTDGQPSLLGVNAALMNDLTGERNVILGGLAMGMSREEVKERYEEIVEFSGINDKGDFISLPMRTYSSGMAARLRFSIAAAKDHDVLMIDEALATGDRQFQIRSEERIRELRKHAGTVFLVSHSIGSIRDTCDRVLWLERGELLMDGPTDEVVKAYQRESGR; encoded by the coding sequence ATGGCCGTGGCTGAGGACATCAAGGACCGCGTCGCGGTCGAGGACGCGCGGATTCCCACCGTCATCTGCGACGACGTGCACATCGTGTACACCGTCAACGGTGGCGGGGGCGGACGGGGCAGCGCGACGGCCGCGCTGAGCCGCATGGTCAAGAAGGACAAGACCGGCGGCGCCACCCGGGGCATGCGGCGGGTGCACGCCGTCAAGGGCGTGTCGTTCACCGCCTACCGCGGCGAGGCGATCGGGCTCATCGGCTCCAACGGCTCGGGCAAGTCGACGCTGCTGCGGGCCATCGCCGGCCTGCTGCCGCCCGAGAGCGGGCGCGTGTACACCGACGGGCAGCCCTCGCTGCTCGGTGTCAACGCGGCGCTGATGAACGACCTCACCGGCGAGCGCAACGTCATCCTGGGCGGCCTGGCCATGGGCATGTCGCGCGAGGAGGTCAAGGAGCGCTACGAGGAGATCGTGGAGTTCTCCGGGATCAACGACAAGGGCGACTTCATCTCGCTGCCGATGCGGACGTACTCCTCGGGCATGGCGGCCCGGCTGCGGTTCTCCATCGCGGCGGCCAAGGACCACGACGTCCTCATGATCGACGAGGCGCTTGCCACCGGTGACCGCCAGTTCCAGATCCGCTCCGAGGAGCGCATCCGGGAGCTGCGCAAGCACGCGGGCACCGTCTTCCTGGTGAGCCACAGCATCGGCTCCATCCGGGACACCTGCGACCGGGTGCTCTGGCTCGAGCGCGGCGAGCTGCTGATGGACGGGCCGACCGACGAGGTCGTCAAGGCCTACCAGAGGGAATCCGGCCGCTGA
- a CDS encoding glycosyltransferase, with the protein MGNRPAELRALLDSVAGQDGDAVQVVVVGNGAPVPDVPEGVRTVELPENLGIPGGRNVGIEAFGPSGSDVDVLLFLDDDGSLANTDTAELCRQAFAADPELGIISFRIADPDTGVTQRRHVPRLRASDPMRSSRVTTFLGGANAVRTRVFAEVGALPEEFFYAHEETDLAWRALDGGWMIDYRADMVLHHPTTAPSRHAVYHRMVARNRVWLARRNLPALLVPVYLGVWLLLTLARKPSGPALRAWFGGFKEGWTTPCGPRRPMKWRTVFKLTRLGRPPVI; encoded by the coding sequence ATGGGCAACCGCCCCGCTGAACTGCGCGCCCTGCTCGACTCGGTGGCCGGGCAGGACGGCGACGCGGTCCAGGTCGTGGTGGTCGGCAACGGCGCCCCGGTCCCGGACGTCCCCGAGGGCGTACGCACCGTGGAGCTGCCGGAGAACCTGGGCATCCCGGGCGGGCGCAACGTCGGCATCGAGGCGTTCGGCCCCTCGGGCTCCGACGTCGACGTGCTGCTCTTCCTCGACGACGACGGCTCGCTGGCGAACACCGACACCGCGGAGCTGTGCCGCCAGGCCTTCGCGGCCGACCCCGAGCTCGGCATCATCAGCTTCCGCATCGCCGACCCGGACACCGGCGTCACCCAGCGCCGCCACGTCCCGAGGCTGCGCGCCTCCGACCCGATGCGCTCCTCGCGCGTGACCACCTTCCTCGGCGGTGCCAACGCCGTGCGCACCCGGGTGTTCGCCGAGGTCGGAGCGCTGCCGGAGGAGTTCTTCTACGCCCACGAGGAGACCGACCTCGCCTGGCGCGCGCTCGACGGCGGCTGGATGATCGACTACCGCGCGGACATGGTCCTGCACCACCCGACGACCGCCCCGTCCCGGCACGCGGTCTACCACCGGATGGTGGCCCGCAACCGCGTCTGGCTGGCCCGGCGCAATCTGCCGGCGCTCCTGGTCCCCGTCTACCTCGGGGTCTGGCTGCTCCTGACGCTGGCCCGCAAGCCCTCGGGCCCGGCTCTGAGAGCCTGGTTCGGCGGCTTCAAGGAGGGCTGGACCACGCCCTGCGGGCCGCGCCGCCCCATGAAGTGGCGTACGGTCTTCAAGCTCACCCGCCTCGGCCGTCCCCCCGTGATCTGA
- a CDS encoding cation diffusion facilitator family transporter, producing MGAGHDHGHTHGAPPPTGTAAAAYRGRLRIALAITLTVMVVEVVGGLLADSLALVADAAHMATDGLGLAMALLAIHFANRPAGGNRTYGYARAEILAALANCLLLLGVGGYILFEAVSRFVEPAGTSGGTAVVFGLVGLAANSVSLCLLMKGQQESLNVRGAFLEVLSDALGSGAVVVAGLVIITTGWQAADPIASLVIGLMIVPRTVKLLRETLNVLLESAPKGVDMAEVRSHIVALEGVEDVHDLHAWTITSGMPVLSAHVVVSQDVLDSVGHEKLLHELQGCLGDHFDVEHCTFQLEPGGHAEHEARLCH from the coding sequence ATGGGGGCTGGGCACGACCACGGACACACACACGGCGCACCGCCGCCGACGGGCACCGCGGCGGCCGCCTACCGGGGACGGCTGCGCATCGCGCTCGCCATCACACTGACGGTGATGGTCGTGGAGGTCGTCGGCGGCCTGCTCGCGGACTCCCTGGCGCTGGTCGCGGACGCGGCGCACATGGCGACGGACGGCCTCGGGCTCGCGATGGCGCTGCTGGCCATCCACTTCGCCAACCGCCCGGCCGGCGGCAACCGCACCTATGGCTACGCCAGGGCCGAGATCCTTGCGGCGCTCGCCAACTGCCTGCTGCTGCTCGGCGTGGGTGGCTACATCCTGTTCGAGGCCGTCTCGCGATTCGTGGAGCCGGCCGGCACCTCGGGCGGCACGGCCGTGGTCTTCGGCCTCGTGGGCCTGGCCGCGAACTCGGTCTCCCTGTGCCTGCTGATGAAGGGGCAGCAGGAGAGCCTGAACGTGCGCGGCGCCTTCCTCGAAGTGCTCTCCGACGCGCTCGGCTCGGGGGCCGTGGTGGTGGCCGGCCTCGTCATCATCACCACCGGCTGGCAGGCGGCCGACCCGATCGCCTCCCTGGTGATCGGCCTGATGATCGTGCCGAGGACCGTCAAGCTGCTGCGCGAGACCTTGAACGTGCTGCTCGAGTCGGCCCCCAAAGGGGTGGACATGGCGGAGGTCCGCTCGCACATCGTGGCGCTGGAGGGCGTCGAGGACGTCCACGATCTGCACGCCTGGACGATCACCTCGGGCATGCCGGTGCTCTCCGCCCACGTGGTGGTCAGCCAGGACGTGCTCGACTCGGTGGGACACGAGAAGCTGCTGCACGAATTGCAGGGCTGCCTGGGCGACCACTTCGACGTGGAGCACTGCACCTTCCAGCTGGAGCCCGGTGGGCACGCCGAGCACGAGGCGCGGCTCTGCCACTGA
- the hpnC gene encoding squalene synthase HpnC, with amino-acid sequence MRTGSASRATLDKAADENFPVAPFFLPRAWREDLMAVYGFARLVDDIGDGDLAPGGADARHLGVGPGDPRAPDDPDGRLALLDAFEADLRRVFDGSPRHPLLEALQPTVRRCALTPEPFLGLIAANRQDQRVRRYETYEELLAYCELSANPVGRLVLAITGTTSPERLRRSDAICTALQIVEHLQDVKEDLGRDRIYLPAEDMSRFHVTPADLAAPRGSASVRALVAFEAERAGSLLNEGTPLVGSVHGRLKLLLAGFVAGGRAALDAVAAAGHDVLPGPPKPTKARLMREVGAVLRRARREG; translated from the coding sequence GTGCGCACCGGATCCGCGTCGCGCGCCACACTCGACAAGGCCGCGGACGAGAACTTCCCCGTCGCCCCCTTCTTCCTGCCGCGCGCCTGGCGCGAGGACCTGATGGCCGTCTACGGCTTCGCCCGGCTCGTCGACGACATCGGCGACGGCGACCTCGCCCCCGGCGGCGCCGACGCCCGCCACCTCGGCGTCGGTCCCGGCGACCCCCGCGCCCCCGACGACCCCGACGGCCGGCTCGCCCTGCTCGACGCCTTCGAGGCGGATCTGCGCCGGGTCTTCGACGGAAGCCCGCGCCACCCCCTCCTCGAGGCGCTCCAGCCCACCGTGCGGCGCTGCGCGCTCACCCCGGAACCCTTCCTCGGCCTGATCGCCGCGAACCGCCAGGACCAGCGGGTGCGGCGCTATGAGACGTATGAGGAACTGCTCGCCTACTGTGAACTTTCGGCCAACCCTGTAGGGCGGCTCGTCCTCGCCATCACCGGCACCACGAGCCCGGAGCGCCTCCGCCGTTCCGACGCGATCTGCACGGCGCTTCAGATCGTCGAACACCTCCAGGACGTCAAGGAGGACCTCGGCCGTGACCGGATCTATCTGCCGGCCGAGGACATGTCACGTTTCCATGTCACGCCGGCCGATCTGGCCGCGCCGCGAGGGAGCGCTTCGGTGCGTGCGCTGGTCGCGTTCGAAGCGGAACGCGCCGGGTCGTTGCTGAATGAAGGCACCCCCCTGGTGGGTAGCGTCCACGGCAGACTCAAGCTGTTGCTGGCCGGATTCGTGGCCGGGGGACGCGCCGCGCTCGACGCGGTCGCCGCCGCCGGCCACGACGTACTCCCGGGGCCGCCCAAGCCCACCAAGGCAAGGCTGATGCGCGAGGTGGGAGCCGTCTTGCGAAGAGCGCGTAGAGAGGGGTGA